The Seleniivibrio woodruffii genome window below encodes:
- the nspC gene encoding carboxynorspermidine decarboxylase codes for MSQQTKKILADFPQEITDKVDTPCYLISEDVIRRNCEMLNYVQLRTGAKILLAMKAFALPKVFPLISQYLHGVCASGPIEAQMGREEFGREVHTYSPAFSQWQMERTISFSDHIVFNSIGQWHTHRGAIAKSGRNIEVGLRVNPGHAEVEVDLYNPCLPGSRFGVNPNDLEGVDLTGISGLHFHAMCEQNSDVLTRVLASFEKRYGHLIPQMKWINFGGGHHITREDYDVELLCETIIDFRKRYNNIQVYLEPGEAVVLNAGVFVTKVLDKIHNGMDIAVVDSSAETHLPDVLAMPYRPVLVGAAEAGKYEFDCKIGCISCLAGDFIGTYSFRKKPQIGDRLVFTDMALYSFVKNTNFNGVELPDLAVFSLEKGSFEVVRRFGYEDYKSRLS; via the coding sequence ATGAGCCAGCAAACTAAAAAGATTCTTGCGGATTTTCCGCAGGAGATAACAGATAAAGTGGATACTCCATGCTATCTCATCAGTGAGGATGTGATACGCAGAAACTGCGAAATGCTGAACTATGTTCAGCTGCGCACGGGTGCAAAGATACTCCTTGCGATGAAGGCCTTCGCTCTGCCGAAGGTCTTCCCGCTCATTTCGCAGTATCTCCACGGAGTCTGCGCCAGCGGACCGATAGAGGCGCAGATGGGAAGGGAGGAGTTCGGCCGTGAGGTGCACACCTACAGCCCCGCATTCTCCCAGTGGCAGATGGAGCGTACAATATCATTCAGCGACCATATCGTGTTCAACTCAATCGGACAGTGGCACACCCACAGGGGAGCCATCGCAAAATCCGGCAGGAACATTGAGGTCGGTCTGCGTGTAAACCCAGGTCATGCCGAGGTTGAGGTTGATCTGTACAATCCCTGTCTCCCCGGTTCCCGTTTCGGCGTGAACCCGAACGACCTTGAGGGTGTCGACCTGACAGGCATCAGCGGTCTGCATTTCCATGCTATGTGCGAGCAGAACTCGGACGTTCTGACGAGGGTTCTGGCAAGCTTTGAAAAGCGTTACGGACATCTTATCCCGCAGATGAAGTGGATAAACTTCGGCGGCGGACACCATATCACCCGTGAGGACTACGATGTGGAACTGCTCTGTGAAACGATAATCGATTTCCGCAAAAGATATAACAATATTCAGGTCTATCTGGAGCCGGGCGAGGCTGTGGTGCTGAACGCCGGAGTTTTCGTCACAAAAGTTCTGGATAAGATTCATAACGGCATGGACATCGCAGTTGTGGATTCATCAGCCGAAACACACCTCCCCGATGTTCTGGCAATGCCATACCGTCCGGTGCTTGTGGGAGCGGCTGAGGCAGGCAAATATGAATTTGACTGCAAAATAGGCTGCATCTCATGCCTTGCGGGGGACTTCATCGGAACCTATTCTTTCAGAAAGAAGCCTCAGATAGGGGACAGGCTAGTGTTCACGGACATGGCTCTGTACTCTTTTGTTAAAAATACCAACTTCAACGGTGTGGAGCTTCCCGACCTTGCGGTTTTCAGCCTTGAAAAAGGATCCTTTGAGGTTGTGCGCAGATTCGGCTACGAAGACTATAAAAGCAGGTTGTCATGA
- a CDS encoding glycosyltransferase family 2 protein encodes MKVSVITVVKNNERTIRQAIESAIGQRNVDLEYIVIDGKSTDKTLKIIKEYKSRISVLISEKDKNLYHALNKAIKLATGDIVAILHSDDVYASDHVLADVVKCFEETDCSTVYGDLAIVKHDEPDRMVRYWKSGKFSKSKLYMGWMPPHPSFFVKRELYQKYGLFDTNFRISADYDLILRIMSEEGKNSCYLPKLLVKMRAGGASNNSPKNLMKKMNDDYLVVKKHKLGGLFTVVMKKVIKMHQYIVLDNMRLWRKESVGLFGIRTLPSCTETEFTVPSRRLR; translated from the coding sequence ATGAAAGTCAGCGTCATCACCGTTGTGAAGAATAACGAAAGAACCATCAGACAGGCCATTGAGTCGGCCATAGGTCAGCGGAACGTTGACCTCGAATACATTGTCATCGACGGTAAATCAACAGACAAAACCCTCAAAATTATCAAAGAATATAAAAGCAGGATATCTGTCCTCATTTCCGAAAAGGACAAGAACCTGTATCACGCCCTTAACAAGGCGATAAAACTTGCCACAGGCGACATAGTGGCGATCCTTCACTCCGACGACGTATACGCATCCGACCATGTTCTTGCCGATGTAGTTAAGTGCTTTGAAGAAACTGACTGTTCAACGGTTTACGGCGATCTTGCCATCGTTAAGCATGACGAGCCCGACCGCATGGTGAGATACTGGAAAAGCGGCAAATTCAGCAAAAGCAAGCTTTATATGGGCTGGATGCCCCCGCATCCCTCTTTCTTTGTCAAAAGAGAGCTGTATCAGAAATACGGCCTTTTCGATACAAACTTCCGCATCTCTGCGGACTATGACCTCATCCTCCGCATAATGAGCGAAGAGGGCAAGAACTCCTGCTATCTGCCCAAGCTCCTCGTAAAAATGAGAGCGGGCGGAGCAAGCAACAACAGCCCCAAAAACCTCATGAAAAAGATGAACGATGACTACCTTGTGGTTAAAAAACATAAACTGGGCGGACTTTTCACTGTAGTGATGAAAAAAGTGATAAAGATGCATCAGTACATCGTTCTGGACAATATGAGGCTGTGGCGGAAAGAGTCAGTAGGGCTTTTCGGCATCCGCACACTTCCCTCCTGCACGGAGACAGAGTTCACAGTGCCCTCTAGAAGACTTCGCTAG
- a CDS encoding MraY family glycosyltransferase, which translates to MDDLSILLLSFLISTLTVPVFTIIAVRCGIIDEPGGRKIHSDRIPRLGGLGIILGVFVSVWLFCEMDPLYTYYALANFFIIFIGIYDDSRNVRPVVKLVFQGLAATVVIFLMDTRFEYSLPWLSWMNNGIVMVISTYIWIALVTNAVNLIDGVDGLAGGVAFMAFGSLMVASHLSMDMNHAVCLAFLGGILGFLRYNLPKATVFMGDTGSLFLGFNIAVISLSSSFKTNTIMAVVMPALFVSIPLFDTFLAILRRTFRLQNPMTADREHLHHKLLDLKLTASQTLMIFYTMSIVLSAAALIFFRDPKLYVVLISIFLLYFFLLSIKVLKIASPRRMIEQFNGPERRNRIEKRIERIKGDLFGYRLSLFVIAVCVLISIVTAFAAGIVYAEEWTALLLYMLTLAVLLFYRIRSASRLYYAAMLLFWLFYAAAFYSVSLSTYALTGGALFLLTLPYMLRVTGLFVPYDLLNVFLVILVSQLSDRTIAEDMLTAATAALYYIPLKTAILYAITYKRPEDIKNII; encoded by the coding sequence ATGGACGATTTAAGCATTCTGCTCCTTTCCTTTCTGATTAGTACGCTTACTGTACCGGTTTTCACCATTATCGCCGTCAGATGCGGGATAATCGATGAGCCCGGCGGACGCAAGATACATTCCGACCGGATACCCAGACTGGGCGGTCTGGGAATAATTCTCGGCGTGTTCGTTTCAGTATGGCTCTTCTGCGAGATGGATCCGCTCTACACCTACTACGCTTTAGCTAACTTTTTTATAATATTCATAGGAATATACGACGACAGCAGAAACGTCAGACCTGTCGTTAAACTTGTTTTTCAGGGGCTCGCGGCAACGGTTGTTATCTTTCTGATGGATACCCGTTTTGAGTATTCTCTTCCGTGGCTTTCGTGGATGAACAACGGAATCGTTATGGTTATCTCCACCTATATCTGGATCGCACTGGTAACAAATGCGGTGAATCTTATCGACGGTGTCGACGGACTTGCCGGCGGAGTGGCGTTTATGGCGTTCGGTTCGCTTATGGTTGCGTCCCACCTGTCCATGGATATGAACCATGCAGTGTGTCTCGCTTTTCTGGGAGGGATACTTGGTTTTCTGCGGTATAACCTGCCTAAGGCGACGGTTTTCATGGGCGACACGGGCAGTCTTTTTCTGGGATTCAACATCGCTGTCATCTCCCTCTCCTCATCCTTTAAAACCAACACGATAATGGCGGTGGTAATGCCGGCGCTTTTTGTATCCATACCGCTCTTTGATACGTTTCTGGCCATCCTGAGGCGCACGTTCCGCCTCCAGAACCCTATGACCGCAGACAGGGAACACCTTCACCACAAACTGCTGGATCTGAAGCTGACGGCATCTCAGACACTTATGATATTCTATACCATGTCGATAGTGCTCTCCGCCGCAGCGCTGATATTTTTCCGTGATCCCAAGCTGTATGTGGTTCTCATCAGTATATTCTTGCTCTATTTTTTCCTGCTCTCAATAAAAGTGCTTAAAATTGCCAGTCCTCGCAGAATGATAGAACAGTTCAACGGGCCTGAGAGGCGGAACAGGATAGAGAAGAGGATAGAGCGCATAAAGGGCGATCTGTTCGGATACAGGCTGAGTCTGTTCGTTATTGCTGTCTGCGTGCTGATTTCAATTGTGACTGCTTTTGCGGCGGGCATCGTTTATGCCGAAGAGTGGACGGCTCTGCTGCTTTATATGCTTACTCTGGCGGTTCTCCTGTTTTACAGGATAAGGTCGGCCAGCAGGCTGTATTATGCGGCCATGCTTCTTTTCTGGCTGTTTTATGCGGCGGCTTTCTATTCAGTATCCCTCAGCACATACGCTCTTACAGGCGGTGCGCTGTTCCTGCTTACACTGCCCTACATGCTAAGGGTCACGGGGCTTTTTGTCCCCTATGATCTGCTGAACGTGTTTCTGGTGATACTGGTGTCGCAGCTAAGCGATAGAACTATTGCTGAAGATATGCTTACTGCGGCAACGGCGGCGCTTTATTACATACCGCTGAAGACGGCTATATTGTATGCCATAACCTATAAGAGACCGGAAGATATTAAGAATATAATCTAG
- a CDS encoding saccharopine dehydrogenase family protein, with translation MSKILIIGAGGVGNVVVKKCAQHPDVFTDIHLASRTKSKCDQIAEEVKGLYGVKVSTYAVDADNVPELVQLINAVKPALVLNVALPYQDLTIMDACLEAGVNYMDTANYEPKDTAHFEYSWQWAYQDRFKEKGLMAVLGCGFDPGVTNIFCAYAQKHLYDSIETIDILDCNAGDHGHPFATNFNPEINIREVTQVVRHWKNGQWVETPAILDDKCIHFPFDYPEAGVKESYLLYHEEMESLVKHIKGLKQIRFWMTFSQNYITHLKVLENVGMTRIDEVEYNGVKIIPLQFLKALLPDPGTLGTNYTGKAVIGCIFDGEKDGKRFKKYIYNVCDHAECYREVQAQAVSYTTGVPAMIGAMMMLKGIWTGAGVYNVEQLDPDVFMDELNKCGLPWQVVDFNGELPV, from the coding sequence ACCCCGATGTCTTCACCGATATACACCTTGCAAGCCGTACAAAATCAAAATGCGACCAGATAGCTGAAGAGGTCAAAGGCCTCTACGGCGTGAAAGTCAGCACCTATGCCGTGGATGCTGACAACGTGCCTGAGCTGGTTCAGCTCATCAATGCGGTAAAACCTGCGCTTGTGCTCAACGTTGCCCTTCCCTATCAGGATCTTACGATAATGGACGCATGTCTTGAGGCAGGCGTTAACTATATGGACACGGCGAACTATGAGCCGAAAGACACCGCTCATTTTGAATATTCATGGCAGTGGGCATATCAGGACAGATTCAAAGAGAAAGGTCTGATGGCTGTTCTCGGCTGCGGTTTCGATCCCGGCGTAACGAACATCTTCTGCGCATATGCACAGAAGCATCTCTATGACAGCATTGAGACAATCGACATTCTCGACTGCAACGCAGGCGACCACGGACATCCTTTTGCAACGAACTTTAACCCTGAGATAAATATCCGTGAGGTGACTCAGGTTGTGCGCCACTGGAAGAACGGGCAGTGGGTTGAAACTCCCGCCATTCTTGACGATAAATGCATCCACTTCCCCTTTGACTACCCCGAAGCGGGTGTTAAAGAGAGCTATCTGCTCTATCACGAGGAGATGGAATCCCTCGTTAAGCACATTAAAGGTCTGAAGCAGATCCGCTTCTGGATGACATTCTCCCAGAACTACATCACTCACCTGAAAGTTCTTGAGAACGTGGGCATGACGAGAATCGACGAAGTTGAGTACAACGGAGTCAAGATTATCCCCCTTCAATTCCTGAAAGCTCTTCTTCCCGATCCCGGTACTTTGGGGACTAACTACACAGGAAAAGCTGTAATCGGCTGTATCTTTGACGGCGAAAAGGACGGCAAAAGATTTAAAAAATACATCTACAACGTATGCGACCATGCCGAATGCTACCGTGAGGTTCAGGCGCAGGCTGTTTCATACACAACAGGCGTTCCCGCCATGATAGGCGCAATGATGATGCTGAAAGGCATCTGGACGGGTGCAGGCGTTTACAACGTTGAACAGCTCGACCCCGACGTTTTCATGGACGAGCTGAACAAGTGCGGTCTGCCCTGGCAGGTTGTGGACTTTAACGGCGAGCTTCCTGTATAA
- the speB gene encoding agmatinase, with protein sequence MSEIITFHGDDVPQSRPDEALFHVIPVPYEKSVSYGSGTAEGPAAILAASCQLEVFDGKSTPAQYGIYTHEAVNCDGGHEESLANIKEAVLNCLRHGKMPVVLGGEHTVTNGVIDALIEKYGTDFGVVQFDAHADLRESYEGSIFSHACVMKRTIDKGIPIYQLGTRSYCMEEHQTRVYNEIPYMDAEDIHRQGTDAFVLPDGFPEKVFITFDIDALDSSIMPATGTPVPGGLTWYQAMWLIERIVKQRTCIGFDVLEYAPMYGLHSADFTAAQLVYNMMGYAARSTGVRSFFQLG encoded by the coding sequence ATGAGCGAGATCATCACTTTCCACGGGGACGACGTTCCCCAGTCGAGACCGGACGAGGCACTCTTCCATGTTATCCCCGTGCCCTATGAAAAATCAGTTTCATACGGTTCGGGCACAGCCGAAGGGCCTGCGGCCATTCTGGCGGCTTCCTGTCAGCTTGAGGTTTTCGACGGAAAGAGCACTCCCGCCCAGTACGGCATCTATACCCACGAGGCTGTGAACTGTGACGGCGGACACGAAGAATCGCTGGCAAACATTAAAGAGGCGGTGCTTAACTGCCTGCGCCACGGCAAGATGCCTGTTGTGCTCGGCGGCGAACATACCGTCACCAACGGCGTGATAGATGCGCTGATAGAGAAATACGGCACGGATTTCGGCGTTGTTCAGTTCGATGCCCATGCCGACCTGAGAGAGAGCTATGAAGGCTCAATATTCAGCCATGCCTGCGTGATGAAACGCACCATCGACAAAGGTATACCCATATATCAGCTCGGCACTCGCAGTTACTGCATGGAGGAACACCAGACTAGGGTGTATAACGAAATACCCTATATGGACGCAGAGGACATCCACAGGCAGGGGACGGACGCATTCGTCCTGCCGGACGGGTTCCCGGAAAAGGTATTTATCACATTTGACATAGACGCTCTGGATTCATCAATAATGCCTGCAACAGGCACTCCCGTTCCCGGCGGTCTTACATGGTATCAGGCCATGTGGCTCATCGAACGTATAGTTAAACAGCGCACCTGCATAGGTTTTGACGTTCTGGAATACGCACCTATGTATGGACTGCACAGTGCGGACTTCACTGCCGCCCAGCTTGTTTACAACATGATGGGCTATGCTGCGAGGAGCACCGGAGTGCGCAGTTTTTTTCAGTTAGGCTGA